In Bifidobacterium actinocoloniiforme DSM 22766, a genomic segment contains:
- a CDS encoding AEC family transporter has product MRILIQPATLLGIILAGYLFKRLRLFRERDYRVLQTAEFNLILPGAIIYSFATNPHQVSFLLLSAFAVLAALLPPLGVYLTTRRTPADRRAFLMLNTSGFNIGCFCFPLLQTLIGSAALVPAAMFDLGNDVMVAAGTSVMTQSLLHIEPGRPLSEQGEVDAPVMPRPRSDDPDVRRLRRKALLVGIGKGFFGSVCFDVYLLMALMMLLGLNLPSWVAQVTQPFSGANALVSMLMVGMLMELPDGRGDIKAVGQVLAWRLPLGLIFAVAAWFLLPFDPVVREAIALCCLSPTAIFATMFTDKVLGNARLAGFTLALTAVISTVAMVGAHLLTAAL; this is encoded by the coding sequence ATGAGGATCCTGATTCAACCGGCGACGCTGCTGGGGATTATCCTGGCTGGCTACCTCTTCAAACGCTTAAGGCTCTTCCGCGAGCGCGACTACCGAGTCCTCCAGACCGCCGAATTCAATCTGATCCTGCCTGGAGCCATCATCTACTCATTTGCCACCAACCCCCACCAGGTGAGCTTCCTGCTGCTGTCCGCCTTCGCCGTGCTGGCCGCGCTGCTGCCGCCGCTGGGCGTCTACCTGACCACCCGGCGTACGCCCGCGGACCGGCGCGCCTTCCTGATGCTCAACACCTCCGGCTTCAACATCGGCTGCTTCTGCTTTCCGCTCCTGCAAACACTGATAGGCTCGGCGGCCTTGGTGCCCGCTGCCATGTTCGACCTGGGCAACGACGTGATGGTGGCGGCAGGCACTTCGGTCATGACCCAATCGCTCCTGCACATCGAGCCCGGCAGGCCGCTGTCCGAGCAAGGGGAGGTGGACGCGCCGGTCATGCCCAGGCCGCGCTCGGACGACCCGGACGTCCGGCGGCTGCGGCGCAAGGCCCTGCTGGTCGGCATTGGTAAGGGGTTCTTCGGTTCGGTCTGCTTCGATGTGTACCTGCTGATGGCGTTGATGATGCTGCTGGGTCTGAACCTGCCTAGCTGGGTGGCGCAGGTGACGCAGCCCTTTTCCGGGGCGAACGCGCTGGTCTCCATGCTGATGGTGGGGATGCTGATGGAACTGCCGGACGGACGCGGTGACATCAAAGCCGTGGGGCAGGTGCTGGCCTGGCGGCTGCCCTTGGGGCTGATCTTCGCCGTGGCCGCATGGTTCCTGCTGCCTTTCGACCCGGTGGTGCGCGAGGCCATCGCCCTGTGCTGCTTGTCTCCCACCGCCATTTTCGCCACCATGTTCACCGATAAGGTGCTGGGCAACGCCCGCCTGGCCGGCTTCACCCTGGCCCTCACCGCTGTAATCAGCACCGTCGCTATGGTCGGCGCGCACCTGTTGACCGCGGCCCTGTAA